One segment of Castanea sativa cultivar Marrone di Chiusa Pesio chromosome 3, ASM4071231v1 DNA contains the following:
- the LOC142627010 gene encoding ureide permease 1-like isoform X2, with protein MKIHLFPTRDFSGISPLLNLLPQRIISWSLKMYMVESKGGAIVCMLLALLFLGTWPAVLTLLERRGRLPQHTYLDYSITNLLAAVIIALTFGEIGKGTPSAPNFFTQLSQDNWPSVLFAMAGGVVLSIGNLSTQYSLALVGLSVTEVITSSIIVVIGTTMNYFLDDKINRADILFPGVGCFLIAVCLGSFVHASNAADNKEKLKSLSTEATGFSTDKETLKNNVRESDVENGSGSAEKARAGTAGFLIELENRRSIKVFGRSTITGLAITFFAGICFSLFSPAFNLATNDQWHTLKEGIPHLSVYTAFFYFSVSCFVVGIVLNIIFLYHPILNLPKSSLKAYLSDWNGRGWAFLAGFLCGFGNGLQFMGGEAAGYAAADSVQALPLVSTFWAILIFGEYRRSSRKTYILLVSMLFMFVVAVGVLMASSGHRK; from the exons ATGAAGATTCATTTGTTTCCCACTCGT GATTTTTCTGGTATATCTCCCTTGCTTAATTTATTACCTCAGAGGATTATCTCCTGGAGTTTAAAAATGTACATGGTGGAGAGCAAAGGAGGTGCCATTGTGTGCATGTTGCTTGCCTTGTTATTCTTGGGCACATGGCCTGCTGTTCTGACTCTCCTAGAAAGGCGAGGTCGTCTTCCTCAACATACTTATCTTGACTACTCGATCACTAATCTCTTGGCTGCTGTCATTATTGCTTTGACATTTGGGGAGATAGGCAAGGGCACGCCTAGTgcaccaaatttttttactcaacTTTCTCAG GATAACTGGCCGTCCGTGTTATTTGCAATGGCGGGTGGGGTGGTGCTCAGCATTGGTAATCTGTCTACACAGTATAGTTTGGCTTTAGTTGGTTTATCAGTGACAGAAGTGATTACTTCAAGCATAATTGTTGTTatag GCACAACCATGAATTACTTTTTAGATGATAAAATCAACAGAGCTGATATTCTTTTCCCTGGTGTTGGTTGCTTCTTGATTGCGGTTTGTCTTGGCTCTTTTGTTCATGCATCCAATGCAGCTGACAATAAGGAAAAGCTCAAAAGTTTGTCCACTGA AGCTACAGGTTTTTCCACGGATAAagaaacacttaaaaacaatg TTAGAGAGAGTGATGTCGAAAATGGAAGTGGTTCTGCAGAGAAGGCCAGAGCTGGAACTGCAGGTTTCCTCATAGAACTCGAGAACAGAAGATCGATTAAG GTGTTTGGTAGGAGCACTATAACTGGACTGGCCATAACATTCTTTGCTGGAATTTGCTTCTCTCTATTCTCTCCAGCGTTCAATTTGGCAACAAATGATCAATGGCACACTTTAAAGGAAGGGATTCCTCACTTGTCTGTCTATACTGCATTTTTCTACTTCTCAGTTTCTTGTTTTGTCGTCGGCATCGTTCTAAATATCATCTTCCTTTACCACCCTATACTAAACTTACCCAAATCATCCCTTAAGGCTTACTTGTCAGACTGGAATGGCCGAGGCTGGGCCTTTTTGGCTGGGTTCTTGTGTGGGTTTGGTAATGGTCTTCAATTTATGGGAGGTGAAGCAGCAGGATATGCAGCAGCAGATTCTGTTCAG GCACTTCCACTTGTGAGCACCTTTTGGGCCATACTTATCTTTGGAGAGTATCGGAGATCATCACGAAAAACGTATATACTTCTTGTCAGCATGTTATTTATGTTtgttgtagctgttggagttCTTATGGCATCATCAGGGCATAGAAAATAA
- the LOC142627010 gene encoding ureide permease 1-like isoform X1, whose product MKIHLFPTRDFSGISPLLNLLPQRIISWSLKMYMVESKGGAIVCMLLALLFLGTWPAVLTLLERRGRLPQHTYLDYSITNLLAAVIIALTFGEIGKGTPSAPNFFTQLSQDNWPSVLFAMAGGVVLSIGNLSTQYSLALVGLSVTEVITSSIIVVIGTTMNYFLDDKINRADILFPGVGCFLIAVCLGSFVHASNAADNKEKLKSLSTEATGFSTDKETLKNNVVRESDVENGSGSAEKARAGTAGFLIELENRRSIKVFGRSTITGLAITFFAGICFSLFSPAFNLATNDQWHTLKEGIPHLSVYTAFFYFSVSCFVVGIVLNIIFLYHPILNLPKSSLKAYLSDWNGRGWAFLAGFLCGFGNGLQFMGGEAAGYAAADSVQALPLVSTFWAILIFGEYRRSSRKTYILLVSMLFMFVVAVGVLMASSGHRK is encoded by the exons ATGAAGATTCATTTGTTTCCCACTCGT GATTTTTCTGGTATATCTCCCTTGCTTAATTTATTACCTCAGAGGATTATCTCCTGGAGTTTAAAAATGTACATGGTGGAGAGCAAAGGAGGTGCCATTGTGTGCATGTTGCTTGCCTTGTTATTCTTGGGCACATGGCCTGCTGTTCTGACTCTCCTAGAAAGGCGAGGTCGTCTTCCTCAACATACTTATCTTGACTACTCGATCACTAATCTCTTGGCTGCTGTCATTATTGCTTTGACATTTGGGGAGATAGGCAAGGGCACGCCTAGTgcaccaaatttttttactcaacTTTCTCAG GATAACTGGCCGTCCGTGTTATTTGCAATGGCGGGTGGGGTGGTGCTCAGCATTGGTAATCTGTCTACACAGTATAGTTTGGCTTTAGTTGGTTTATCAGTGACAGAAGTGATTACTTCAAGCATAATTGTTGTTatag GCACAACCATGAATTACTTTTTAGATGATAAAATCAACAGAGCTGATATTCTTTTCCCTGGTGTTGGTTGCTTCTTGATTGCGGTTTGTCTTGGCTCTTTTGTTCATGCATCCAATGCAGCTGACAATAAGGAAAAGCTCAAAAGTTTGTCCACTGA AGCTACAGGTTTTTCCACGGATAAagaaacacttaaaaacaatg TAGTTAGAGAGAGTGATGTCGAAAATGGAAGTGGTTCTGCAGAGAAGGCCAGAGCTGGAACTGCAGGTTTCCTCATAGAACTCGAGAACAGAAGATCGATTAAG GTGTTTGGTAGGAGCACTATAACTGGACTGGCCATAACATTCTTTGCTGGAATTTGCTTCTCTCTATTCTCTCCAGCGTTCAATTTGGCAACAAATGATCAATGGCACACTTTAAAGGAAGGGATTCCTCACTTGTCTGTCTATACTGCATTTTTCTACTTCTCAGTTTCTTGTTTTGTCGTCGGCATCGTTCTAAATATCATCTTCCTTTACCACCCTATACTAAACTTACCCAAATCATCCCTTAAGGCTTACTTGTCAGACTGGAATGGCCGAGGCTGGGCCTTTTTGGCTGGGTTCTTGTGTGGGTTTGGTAATGGTCTTCAATTTATGGGAGGTGAAGCAGCAGGATATGCAGCAGCAGATTCTGTTCAG GCACTTCCACTTGTGAGCACCTTTTGGGCCATACTTATCTTTGGAGAGTATCGGAGATCATCACGAAAAACGTATATACTTCTTGTCAGCATGTTATTTATGTTtgttgtagctgttggagttCTTATGGCATCATCAGGGCATAGAAAATAA
- the LOC142627010 gene encoding ureide permease 1-like isoform X4 yields the protein MKIHLFPTRDFSGISPLLNLLPQRIISWSLKMYMVESKGGAIVCMLLALLFLGTWPAVLTLLERRGRLPQHTYLDYSITNLLAAVIIALTFGEIGKGTPSAPNFFTQLSQDNWPSVLFAMAGGVVLSIGTTMNYFLDDKINRADILFPGVGCFLIAVCLGSFVHASNAADNKEKLKSLSTEATGFSTDKETLKNNVVRESDVENGSGSAEKARAGTAGFLIELENRRSIKVFGRSTITGLAITFFAGICFSLFSPAFNLATNDQWHTLKEGIPHLSVYTAFFYFSVSCFVVGIVLNIIFLYHPILNLPKSSLKAYLSDWNGRGWAFLAGFLCGFGNGLQFMGGEAAGYAAADSVQALPLVSTFWAILIFGEYRRSSRKTYILLVSMLFMFVVAVGVLMASSGHRK from the exons ATGAAGATTCATTTGTTTCCCACTCGT GATTTTTCTGGTATATCTCCCTTGCTTAATTTATTACCTCAGAGGATTATCTCCTGGAGTTTAAAAATGTACATGGTGGAGAGCAAAGGAGGTGCCATTGTGTGCATGTTGCTTGCCTTGTTATTCTTGGGCACATGGCCTGCTGTTCTGACTCTCCTAGAAAGGCGAGGTCGTCTTCCTCAACATACTTATCTTGACTACTCGATCACTAATCTCTTGGCTGCTGTCATTATTGCTTTGACATTTGGGGAGATAGGCAAGGGCACGCCTAGTgcaccaaatttttttactcaacTTTCTCAG GATAACTGGCCGTCCGTGTTATTTGCAATGGCGGGTGGGGTGGTGCTCAGCATTG GCACAACCATGAATTACTTTTTAGATGATAAAATCAACAGAGCTGATATTCTTTTCCCTGGTGTTGGTTGCTTCTTGATTGCGGTTTGTCTTGGCTCTTTTGTTCATGCATCCAATGCAGCTGACAATAAGGAAAAGCTCAAAAGTTTGTCCACTGA AGCTACAGGTTTTTCCACGGATAAagaaacacttaaaaacaatg TAGTTAGAGAGAGTGATGTCGAAAATGGAAGTGGTTCTGCAGAGAAGGCCAGAGCTGGAACTGCAGGTTTCCTCATAGAACTCGAGAACAGAAGATCGATTAAG GTGTTTGGTAGGAGCACTATAACTGGACTGGCCATAACATTCTTTGCTGGAATTTGCTTCTCTCTATTCTCTCCAGCGTTCAATTTGGCAACAAATGATCAATGGCACACTTTAAAGGAAGGGATTCCTCACTTGTCTGTCTATACTGCATTTTTCTACTTCTCAGTTTCTTGTTTTGTCGTCGGCATCGTTCTAAATATCATCTTCCTTTACCACCCTATACTAAACTTACCCAAATCATCCCTTAAGGCTTACTTGTCAGACTGGAATGGCCGAGGCTGGGCCTTTTTGGCTGGGTTCTTGTGTGGGTTTGGTAATGGTCTTCAATTTATGGGAGGTGAAGCAGCAGGATATGCAGCAGCAGATTCTGTTCAG GCACTTCCACTTGTGAGCACCTTTTGGGCCATACTTATCTTTGGAGAGTATCGGAGATCATCACGAAAAACGTATATACTTCTTGTCAGCATGTTATTTATGTTtgttgtagctgttggagttCTTATGGCATCATCAGGGCATAGAAAATAA
- the LOC142627010 gene encoding ureide permease 1-like isoform X3: MDFSGISPLLNLLPQRIISWSLKMYMVESKGGAIVCMLLALLFLGTWPAVLTLLERRGRLPQHTYLDYSITNLLAAVIIALTFGEIGKGTPSAPNFFTQLSQDNWPSVLFAMAGGVVLSIGNLSTQYSLALVGLSVTEVITSSIIVVIGTTMNYFLDDKINRADILFPGVGCFLIAVCLGSFVHASNAADNKEKLKSLSTEATGFSTDKETLKNNVVRESDVENGSGSAEKARAGTAGFLIELENRRSIKVFGRSTITGLAITFFAGICFSLFSPAFNLATNDQWHTLKEGIPHLSVYTAFFYFSVSCFVVGIVLNIIFLYHPILNLPKSSLKAYLSDWNGRGWAFLAGFLCGFGNGLQFMGGEAAGYAAADSVQALPLVSTFWAILIFGEYRRSSRKTYILLVSMLFMFVVAVGVLMASSGHRK; encoded by the exons ATG GATTTTTCTGGTATATCTCCCTTGCTTAATTTATTACCTCAGAGGATTATCTCCTGGAGTTTAAAAATGTACATGGTGGAGAGCAAAGGAGGTGCCATTGTGTGCATGTTGCTTGCCTTGTTATTCTTGGGCACATGGCCTGCTGTTCTGACTCTCCTAGAAAGGCGAGGTCGTCTTCCTCAACATACTTATCTTGACTACTCGATCACTAATCTCTTGGCTGCTGTCATTATTGCTTTGACATTTGGGGAGATAGGCAAGGGCACGCCTAGTgcaccaaatttttttactcaacTTTCTCAG GATAACTGGCCGTCCGTGTTATTTGCAATGGCGGGTGGGGTGGTGCTCAGCATTGGTAATCTGTCTACACAGTATAGTTTGGCTTTAGTTGGTTTATCAGTGACAGAAGTGATTACTTCAAGCATAATTGTTGTTatag GCACAACCATGAATTACTTTTTAGATGATAAAATCAACAGAGCTGATATTCTTTTCCCTGGTGTTGGTTGCTTCTTGATTGCGGTTTGTCTTGGCTCTTTTGTTCATGCATCCAATGCAGCTGACAATAAGGAAAAGCTCAAAAGTTTGTCCACTGA AGCTACAGGTTTTTCCACGGATAAagaaacacttaaaaacaatg TAGTTAGAGAGAGTGATGTCGAAAATGGAAGTGGTTCTGCAGAGAAGGCCAGAGCTGGAACTGCAGGTTTCCTCATAGAACTCGAGAACAGAAGATCGATTAAG GTGTTTGGTAGGAGCACTATAACTGGACTGGCCATAACATTCTTTGCTGGAATTTGCTTCTCTCTATTCTCTCCAGCGTTCAATTTGGCAACAAATGATCAATGGCACACTTTAAAGGAAGGGATTCCTCACTTGTCTGTCTATACTGCATTTTTCTACTTCTCAGTTTCTTGTTTTGTCGTCGGCATCGTTCTAAATATCATCTTCCTTTACCACCCTATACTAAACTTACCCAAATCATCCCTTAAGGCTTACTTGTCAGACTGGAATGGCCGAGGCTGGGCCTTTTTGGCTGGGTTCTTGTGTGGGTTTGGTAATGGTCTTCAATTTATGGGAGGTGAAGCAGCAGGATATGCAGCAGCAGATTCTGTTCAG GCACTTCCACTTGTGAGCACCTTTTGGGCCATACTTATCTTTGGAGAGTATCGGAGATCATCACGAAAAACGTATATACTTCTTGTCAGCATGTTATTTATGTTtgttgtagctgttggagttCTTATGGCATCATCAGGGCATAGAAAATAA
- the LOC142627010 gene encoding ureide permease 1-like isoform X5, which produces MYMVESKGGAIVCMLLALLFLGTWPAVLTLLERRGRLPQHTYLDYSITNLLAAVIIALTFGEIGKGTPSAPNFFTQLSQDNWPSVLFAMAGGVVLSIGNLSTQYSLALVGLSVTEVITSSIIVVIGTTMNYFLDDKINRADILFPGVGCFLIAVCLGSFVHASNAADNKEKLKSLSTEATGFSTDKETLKNNVVRESDVENGSGSAEKARAGTAGFLIELENRRSIKVFGRSTITGLAITFFAGICFSLFSPAFNLATNDQWHTLKEGIPHLSVYTAFFYFSVSCFVVGIVLNIIFLYHPILNLPKSSLKAYLSDWNGRGWAFLAGFLCGFGNGLQFMGGEAAGYAAADSVQALPLVSTFWAILIFGEYRRSSRKTYILLVSMLFMFVVAVGVLMASSGHRK; this is translated from the exons ATGTACATGGTGGAGAGCAAAGGAGGTGCCATTGTGTGCATGTTGCTTGCCTTGTTATTCTTGGGCACATGGCCTGCTGTTCTGACTCTCCTAGAAAGGCGAGGTCGTCTTCCTCAACATACTTATCTTGACTACTCGATCACTAATCTCTTGGCTGCTGTCATTATTGCTTTGACATTTGGGGAGATAGGCAAGGGCACGCCTAGTgcaccaaatttttttactcaacTTTCTCAG GATAACTGGCCGTCCGTGTTATTTGCAATGGCGGGTGGGGTGGTGCTCAGCATTGGTAATCTGTCTACACAGTATAGTTTGGCTTTAGTTGGTTTATCAGTGACAGAAGTGATTACTTCAAGCATAATTGTTGTTatag GCACAACCATGAATTACTTTTTAGATGATAAAATCAACAGAGCTGATATTCTTTTCCCTGGTGTTGGTTGCTTCTTGATTGCGGTTTGTCTTGGCTCTTTTGTTCATGCATCCAATGCAGCTGACAATAAGGAAAAGCTCAAAAGTTTGTCCACTGA AGCTACAGGTTTTTCCACGGATAAagaaacacttaaaaacaatg TAGTTAGAGAGAGTGATGTCGAAAATGGAAGTGGTTCTGCAGAGAAGGCCAGAGCTGGAACTGCAGGTTTCCTCATAGAACTCGAGAACAGAAGATCGATTAAG GTGTTTGGTAGGAGCACTATAACTGGACTGGCCATAACATTCTTTGCTGGAATTTGCTTCTCTCTATTCTCTCCAGCGTTCAATTTGGCAACAAATGATCAATGGCACACTTTAAAGGAAGGGATTCCTCACTTGTCTGTCTATACTGCATTTTTCTACTTCTCAGTTTCTTGTTTTGTCGTCGGCATCGTTCTAAATATCATCTTCCTTTACCACCCTATACTAAACTTACCCAAATCATCCCTTAAGGCTTACTTGTCAGACTGGAATGGCCGAGGCTGGGCCTTTTTGGCTGGGTTCTTGTGTGGGTTTGGTAATGGTCTTCAATTTATGGGAGGTGAAGCAGCAGGATATGCAGCAGCAGATTCTGTTCAG GCACTTCCACTTGTGAGCACCTTTTGGGCCATACTTATCTTTGGAGAGTATCGGAGATCATCACGAAAAACGTATATACTTCTTGTCAGCATGTTATTTATGTTtgttgtagctgttggagttCTTATGGCATCATCAGGGCATAGAAAATAA